In Juglans microcarpa x Juglans regia isolate MS1-56 chromosome 4S, Jm3101_v1.0, whole genome shotgun sequence, a single window of DNA contains:
- the LOC121262213 gene encoding LOW QUALITY PROTEIN: uncharacterized protein LOC121262213 (The sequence of the model RefSeq protein was modified relative to this genomic sequence to represent the inferred CDS: inserted 7 bases in 7 codons; deleted 2 bases in 1 codon; substituted 4 bases at 4 genomic stop codons): KSFSTSKSPFSSSSDPPPKRSSLSARLSFVFDQIDAIEKQQQNLISQKDQTLQRIRSWRQSRHPKSTNLNQNHRSLGXDQLSMATIRLIPIPSRRGGTGGGQGEKGAVVEVVHPWXEWIELMQRLVKQNYLIIGGRTRTEXSRFGVRCVQICSGGRXGGVRFTDYKVVQTACLNFGKDRFDILRSLSRQDIQILVGFGCXSVDKKVVFSXKLLRKYVHLDEGDVLQFCSLRNSCERGYLLTNKEDEARTIDIMRVLLTFGFDPVNGSVINKALLKQKSVXTVVRKLLHEVVKLSSVPIXPNLPPPIIKKPPPKVKQPPPPPKKRVGRDDVEMKKGDWLCPKCDFMNFAKNTICLQCDAKRPQRQLLPGEWECPRCNFLNYRRNMACFHCECKRPTDELMETRMQEKQHGPRTRLEKIANRXEVSNAWNFDFDDNESDGADVAAFEYADSSIMAKGSXLNSQAHGGNLRGPKGDFNRTSRVPRIRENEYSDDDTNRPGFDDFDDEEDDIDKDFEGLSNNVHSARRTTSPYYNKPSKSARLKATFSGSEDDLDSDDDLSVHPNWKSSHVADFRQRGGRRGQVSPSKGLSFGSDEELGLNSDVDDDLDRNFRSEHKKGNRLGSERRDFQRKRSFVTGDTLFSDEDDDDIRSSRNERDETKXIDTGRNKSQGRANQNFTRDAKFRSSGKMGGRRHSFNDDFDEPSQGFRGNSRGSRRLLMMGGKNDREGDMRTLRGVEEEIVLGSSSVEGIMNMIGIWTVMLVDLKTAGAL; encoded by the exons AAATCCTTCTCCACCTCCAAGTCCCCCTTCTCCTCCTCGTCGGACCCACCACCAAAACGCTCCTCACTTTCCGCCCGCCTCAGCTTCGTCTTCGACCAAATCGACGCCATTGAAAAACAACAGCAAAATCTTATCTCCCAAAAGGACCAAACCCTACAGCGCATCCGCTCCTGGCGCCAATCCAGACATCCCAAGTCGACCAACCTCAATCAGAACCATCGCAGTTTGGGTTAGGATCAGCTGTCAATGGCAACGATAAGGTTGATACCGATTCCATCTCGACGAGGGGGGACTGGAGGTGGTCAAGGAGAAAAAGGAGCAGTAGTGGAGGTGGTGCACCCGT CGGAGTGGATTGAGTTGATGCAGAGGTTGGTGAAGCAGAACTACTTGATCATAGGAGGAAGGACGAGGACCGAATGATCGAGATTTGGGGTTCGATGCGTCCAAATTTGCAGCGGAGGACGATAAGGTGGAGTTAGATTCACCGACTACAAGGTGGTACAGACCGCGTGCCTCAATTTCGGGAAAGATCGGTTTGACATACTGAG gTCTTTGTCGAGACAGGACATTCAAATTTTGGTTGGTTTTGGAT CAAGTGTGGACAAGAAGGTGGTTTTCT GCAAACTCTTAAGGAAGTATGTCCACCTCGATGAAGGAGAT GTTTTGCAGTTCTGCAGTTTGAGGAACTCCTGTGAAAGAGGATATCTGCTTACAAACAAAGAGGACGAAGCACGGACTATTGATATTATGCGTGTTTTACTGACGTTTGGCTTTGACCCTGTGAATGGATCAGTGATCAATAAGGCTCTTCTGAAACAGAAGTCTG AGACTGTTGTCCGTAAGTTGCTTCACGAGGTTGTCAAGTTGAGTTCAGTTCCAA GACCCAATCTTCCTCCTCCAATAATTAAAAAGCCCCCTCCAAAAGTCAAGCAGCCCCCACCCCCTCCAAAGAAACGAGTTGGGCGTGACgatgttgagatgaaaaaaGGAGACTGGCTATGCCCAAA GTGTGACTTCATGAATTTTGCAAAGAATACCATATGCCTGCAATGTGATGCCAAACGTCCACAGAGACAGCTGCTTCCTGGAGAATGGGAATGCCC CAGGTGCAACTTCTTAAATTATAGGAGAAATATGGCATGTTTCCACTGTGAATGTAAGCGCCCTACTGATGAATTAATGGAGACCAGGATGCAAGAAAAGCAACATGGTCCTAGGACAAGGTTGGAGAAGATTGCTAACC CAGAGGTTTCTAATGCAtggaattttgattttgatgacAACGAATCAGATGGAGCAGATGTTGCTGCTTTTGAGTATGCAGATTCTTCCATTATGGCTAAAGGTT TCTTAAATAGCCAGGCCCATGGAGGCAATTTAAGAGGGCCTAAAGGCGATTTCAATCGAACTAGCAGAGTTCCAAGGATCCGTGAAAATGAATATTCTGATGACGATACTAATAGGCCTGGCtttgatgattttgatgatgaagaagatgatattGATA AGGATTTTGAAGGCCTTAGCAATAATGTGCATTCTGCTCGCAGAACGACTTCCCCATATTACAATAAGCCATCCAAATCCGCACGTCTAAAAGCTACTTTCTCTGGATCTGAGGATGATTTGGATTCAGATGATGATCTCTCAGTTCATCCCAATTGGAAATCTAGTCATGTTGCTGATTTTAGACAGAGAGGTGGGCGGAGAGGTCAAGTGAGTCCATCCAAGGGATTAAGTTTTGGTTCTGATGAGGAACTTGGCCTCAACTCTGATGTGGATGATGATTTAGATCGGAATTTCAGATCTGAGCATAAGAAAGGGAATAGATTGGGTTCTGAGAGAAGGGATTTCCAGAGGAAAAGAAGTTTCGTCACTGGAGACACTCTCTTTTCTGATGAAGACGATGATGATATACGTTCTTCTAGAAATGAGCGAGACGAGACAAAGTAG ATTGATACGGGACGAAATAAGTCTCAAGGTCGTGCCAATCAGAACTTCACAAGAGACGCAAAATTCAGATCCAGTGGTAAGATGGGTGGCAGAAGGCACTCTTTCaatgatgattttgatgaaCCATCACAAGGGTTTCGAGGTAATAGTAGAGGATCTCGAAGACTTCTCATGATGGGTGGAAAGAACGACAGGGAGGGTGATATGCGGACTTTAAGGGGCGTAGAAGAGGAGATAGTTTTGGGAAGCAGCAGCGTGGAAGGCATAATGAATATGATAGGGATATGGACGGTGATGTTGGTGGATTTAAAAACAGCAGGCGCGTTATAG